The stretch of DNA AATCAATAAAGTCAACTCTTTACTAAAAAATAAGGCAAAAGTTAAAAAACAAGTATAAGTAAATAAAATAAATATAAATGCTGTAGAAACATATTCTCTCCGATCGATATCACTAGAAGATTGATAAAACCTAGCAATTGCAATTGAAATTTCAAATGTTAGGAGTATGTTAACAATATTAGAAGCAATAAATATCAAATCAAATAGTCCATAGTCCTCAGCAGTAATATATTTGGTATATATTGGCAACAGCACAACAGACAAACCTTTTGTTATAATGTTGCCAATAATATAAATAAGACTATTAGAAAGCAATTCCCTTTTCATTAATTTTAATAGATAGCAACTGCGTACATTATTGAATTTGAAAAAGGCACTATTTTAGTGTCAACAACAGAACCACCCAGGCTTTTTATATATTTATCTATCGAAGATCGCGTAAAATAATGGAAATGCAAATCATCTAATGGAATTTTATTATTCAGTTTGTATGATCTTTTCCTCATTGCTTTATATAATAGAAATAAGTATAAAGGTGTTTTAATCATTTTAATAATTAGATCTTTAAAATTTAATATTTTAAAATGTTCAAAAAATTTATAAATAGATTGTCTAGCCACCAAATCACAATCATGCAAACCAATCCAAAAAAAAACGATACCATTTGGTTTTAATACTTTCCTAATTTCATCTTTTACATCTTCTAAATTTTCAAAATGATCAAGACTGGTACTAAAGATCAAATAATCAAATTTATGATCCAAATATCTATTTAGGCCTTCAAATTTTCCATTTATAAACAAATACTCTCTGTCTGTTTTATTGACATCAAATGGATCAAGTCCAACATATGATAAAAATCCTATATTCTTTAATTTATTAAAATATATAGGATACGTTTTAGATATGCCACATCCTACATCAAGTACAAATTTATGTTCCAAGTTACCAATTATATTCAAAGATATAAACGCTTGAAATTCATTCATTAAAAAAATTATTTCATCTGAATGTTTTCCGAATACATGAGTATCCATATACTGATCAATACTAGCATCTTGTTTTTCGAGTTGCACAGTATCTTCTATTAACTCTGTTGTAATGTAGGTACTGGCTATGTCTTCATTAGTAAAACCAACATTTGTTAACTTGTATTTTTCTTTTTTATCACACATAAATATTGTTCCATTCTTCAAAATTTAGTAAACTCCAAATAAAAAGTCTTCTATTTTGCCTACCGTTTAAATGTTCTTCCAATAATCTTTCAACGGTTTTTTTATCAAAATAATTGTATATTCTAGCGTTTTTATTTAAAATTTTTGTTTTAACAAACTCCATACTATCCCCCCTAAACCAACTTTCATCAGGAGAACTAAATCCTTGTTTGATAGCATTGTTTATCTCACTTGGTATATATTTTTTCATAGCTTTTCGTAGTATCATTTTCCCATCATTTGTCTTTTGCAGCTTTCCTATGGAGTTTTCATCTACATTTACAACATTTTTTAAATTCCGAAGTTTGAATCTTACTGGTATTTTCTGAACAAAATCAACCAAATCATTGTCTAAAAATGGCACTCTAGTTTCTAGAGAATGTGCCATTGATAACTTATCTTCAACTACTAAAAGTCCGTGTAAAAAAGTTTTAGCTTCAAAATATAATGAATGATTTATATACTCCTCTGGTGTTTGCCCTGTTTTCTTATCTATAAAAATGTTTGCAAAAATATCTCTAGTCCATACATTCTCAACATCTTTTGCAATTGGTAAAAAAAGCTCCTTTAGATCCTTATTTGGCAAAAGCCTCTTCCAAAAACCATAGTATTTATCCACATAATCATCGAAATTTATATTATTTACAGCCCTATAATACCTCCAAGGATATCCGGCAAATAACTCGTCGCCACCAGCACCCCCTAGAACAACCTTAGAAAATTTACTAGCGAGTTTTGCCGCATAATAATTTGGGTAGCTCTGTCCAACTCTAGGTTCCTCAAGATGATAGGCAAAATCATTTAAACATCTCTCCATATCACCAGACTTTAAAACCATCTCATAGTGTTCTGTTTTAAATTTGTATGACATGTATTCAGACTTTGATCTTTCATCAAATCCAAGCTCTATACCATTTGCACTATTTAGATCAAAGCCTACAGTAAAAGTATTTAACCAAGGAATATTTTTAGCAGCAATAGCCACTATAGAGCCACTATCTAAACCTCCGCTAAGATAGCTACCAATTGGCACATCGGCAACCAACTGCCTCTTAACTGCTTGGTTAAAAAGTCTATCTAGTTCCTCTATACACTCTCTTTCATCTTTAAAATTTTCTTCTTTAAAGTTAAAGTCCCAAAATTTAATATTTTTAATATCTTTAGTTTTTAAATTTATATCAAGAAAATGTCCAGCCTCTAAAATTTGTATATTTTTATGAAGAGTTTTATTCGTAAAAATATTTTGGAAAGTAAAATATTCCAGCAATGCTTCTTTGTCAACTTGTGTTTCATAGTCTTTGTATCTTAAAATAGCTTT from Campylobacter concisus encodes:
- a CDS encoding methyltransferase domain-containing protein translates to MCDKKEKYKLTNVGFTNEDIASTYITTELIEDTVQLEKQDASIDQYMDTHVFGKHSDEIIFLMNEFQAFISLNIIGNLEHKFVLDVGCGISKTYPIYFNKLKNIGFLSYVGLDPFDVNKTDREYLFINGKFEGLNRYLDHKFDYLIFSTSLDHFENLEDVKDEIRKVLKPNGIVFFWIGLHDCDLVARQSIYKFFEHFKILNFKDLIIKMIKTPLYLFLLYKAMRKRSYKLNNKIPLDDLHFHYFTRSSIDKYIKSLGGSVVDTKIVPFSNSIMYAVAIY
- the asnB gene encoding asparagine synthase (glutamine-hydrolyzing) — translated: MCGIVGAVSLNSKSILVDCAKPMADSIAHRGPDDAGYLFFHTGSRHRNYKLSFFQNLTDDEFKNIDGMLPSIESDSMKRELYSHDYDLFLGHRRLAILDTSYAGHQPISDLSKNIWVVYNGEIYNFQEIKNELIKIGHKFKSNTDTEVIVYAYIEWGEKCIEKFNGMFAFCIYDNFKKRIILARDRYGIKPIYYHLTKDKTLIFASEIKAILRYKDYETQVDKEALLEYFTFQNIFTNKTLHKNIQILEAGHFLDINLKTKDIKNIKFWDFNFKEENFKDERECIEELDRLFNQAVKRQLVADVPIGSYLSGGLDSGSIVAIAAKNIPWLNTFTVGFDLNSANGIELGFDERSKSEYMSYKFKTEHYEMVLKSGDMERCLNDFAYHLEEPRVGQSYPNYYAAKLASKFSKVVLGGAGGDELFAGYPWRYYRAVNNINFDDYVDKYYGFWKRLLPNKDLKELFLPIAKDVENVWTRDIFANIFIDKKTGQTPEEYINHSLYFEAKTFLHGLLVVEDKLSMAHSLETRVPFLDNDLVDFVQKIPVRFKLRNLKNVVNVDENSIGKLQKTNDGKMILRKAMKKYIPSEINNAIKQGFSSPDESWFRGDSMEFVKTKILNKNARIYNYFDKKTVERLLEEHLNGRQNRRLFIWSLLNFEEWNNIYV